A single Anopheles maculipalpis chromosome 3RL, idAnoMacuDA_375_x, whole genome shotgun sequence DNA region contains:
- the LOC126564601 gene encoding ionotropic receptor 75a, producing the protein MNSDLITAVESADRGVFNVFDIYSKGRHLCKDIYQTLVGKWSNESGIRLTANYSTYQIRQNFNFLQLRGVTVIDRENVTSEVVDRLLGEPGLTKGIVAFVKYHYALLVVLRDYHNFTIKYRPTRGWAGRLRSGYRLGLLGVVQRHETDVAATGIIMRLSRQPELDSIHYSWAFETGFIYKITPDIGSKSEGNGFVAPFSPSVWVTLLLSLALSVVVLKYLALLSVRCPYHRERTRATMAYVLDVLSCVAQQGVPHVSRLVPARVAVMVLLVANLVLYNYYTSTVVSGLLSSKMIGPESIPQVIDSSLKLSLTDTGYHRILLREQTLPYSTRMYERKALPPRSPDDLPLFTDVEHAVPYLRRGGHVLHCELTEVYPAIANQFTANEICELRTVEGLYKYDIRVMAFVLPKHSMYSELFKITLMRAQETGIVKRIYRIHKIAKPICQGSATVYSVELTEVSLAFIILGVGIALSGLIYLVEKRESVRGRTIRLGDPLRREY; encoded by the exons ATGAACTCGGATCTGATTACGGCAGTCGAATCGGCCGACCGGGGGGTGTTTAATGTGTTCGATATCTATTCGAAAGGGCGCCATCTTTGCAAAGATATCTACCAAACGCTGGTAGGAAAGTGGAGTAATGAAAGTGGCATACGGTTGACGGCGAACTATAGCACGTACCAGATTCGGCAAAACTTTAACTTCCTGCAGCTGCGTGGAGTGACTGTG ATCGATCGAGAAAATGTTACATCCGAAGTGGTAGATCGGCTGCTGGGCGAACCCGGCCTAACCAAGGGAATAGTGGCATTCGTCAAGTATCACTATGCGCTGCTGGTTGTCTTGAGAGATTATCACAACTTTAC CATCAAATATCGTCCAACAAGAGGTTGGGCCGGTCGGTTACGTTCGGGCTACCGGCTGGGACTGCTGGGAGTGGTGCAGCGTCACGAAACAGACGTCGCTGCCACGGGTATCATCATGCGATTGAGTCGTCAGCCGGAACTGGACTCGATCCACTACAGCTGGGCGTTTGA AACTGGTTTCATCTACAAAATCACACCGGACATCGGGAGCAAATCGGAAGGAAACGGTTTCGTTGCTCCATTTTCGCCATCGGTTTGGGTTACCTTACTGCTGTCGCTCGCACtgtcggtggtggtgctgaAGTATCTGGCCCTGCTTTCCGTACGCTGTCCGTACCATCGCGAACGTACGCGCGCGACGATGGCCTACGTGCTGGACGTGTTGTCGTGTGTCGCCCAGCAAGGTGTTCCGCACGTTTCGCGCCTGGTTCCGGCACGAGTCGCCgtgatggtgctgctggtcGCTAATTTGGTGCTGTACAACTACTACACCTCCACGGTCGTCAGTGGGCTGCTGAGCTCGAAGATGATTGGCCCGGAAAGCATTCCGCAAGTGATCGATAGTTCGCTGAAACTGTCCCTCACCGACACGGGCTATCATCGAATTCTGCTCAGG GAACAAACACTACCGTACAGTACACGCATGTATGAGCGGAAAGCTTTACCACCCCGATCGCCAGACGATCTGCCACTGTTTACGGACGTTGAACATGCGGTACCGTATCTGAGACGCGGCGGACACGTGCTACACTGTGAGCTGACAGAAGTTTATCCCGCCATCGCCAATCAGTTCACTGCCAATGAGATATGCGAGCTAAGAACG GTTGAAGGATTGTACAAGTACGACATTCGTGTGATGGCATTCGTGCTGCCAAAACACAGCATGTACAGTGAGCTCTTCAAAATCAC CTTGATGCGAGCACAGGAAACGGGCATCGTAAAGCGGATTTATAGGATCCACAAAATAGCAAAGCCAATCTGCCAAGGAAGTGCAACGGTCTACTCGGTGGAATTGACGGAGGTTTCTCTAGCGTTTATTATATTAGGAG ttggAATCGCACTATCGGGGTTAATTTATCTGGTGGAAAAACGGGAAAGCGTACGGGGGCGTACAATCAGACTTGGGGACCCGTTACGCCGAGAATACTAG